One genomic window of Vibrio ziniensis includes the following:
- a CDS encoding GspS/AspS pilotin family protein, translating to MKKYIASFITFSLILLSGCSSNAENQRNLELLAENRASLLSAELPLEYGPLNILRANAQGTTIEMMMVYNADGKNAKPVAEVLKNSIKSFCSDKNIKANLEVGISYRIKMRNTRGQLMVDELITQQTCTSL from the coding sequence ATGAAAAAATATATCGCTAGCTTTATCACCTTCAGTTTAATTTTACTTTCGGGTTGTAGCTCCAATGCTGAAAACCAACGAAATTTGGAACTACTGGCTGAGAATAGAGCTAGCCTGCTTAGTGCTGAACTCCCCTTAGAATATGGTCCTCTGAATATTCTGCGAGCCAATGCTCAGGGAACCACCATTGAAATGATGATGGTCTATAATGCTGATGGTAAAAACGCTAAACCAGTAGCCGAAGTGCTGAAAAATAGCATAAAAAGTTTTTGCTCTGACAAAAATATCAAAGCGAATCTTGAAGTGGGAATAAGTTACCGTATTAAAATGCGTAACACCCGAGGTCAATTAATGGTTGATGAGCTCATTACTCAACAAACTTGTACTTCACTATAA
- a CDS encoding YciI family protein, translating into MWYVIFSQDVENSLEKRMGVRAAHLERLQALQDEGRLLTAGPMPAIDSENPGEAGFTGSTVIADFNSLEEAKTWADADPYVAAGVYANVIIKPFKKVF; encoded by the coding sequence ATGTGGTATGTCATTTTTTCTCAAGATGTTGAGAACTCTCTAGAAAAGCGTATGGGTGTTCGCGCAGCGCATTTAGAACGCTTGCAAGCTCTTCAAGATGAAGGCCGTTTGCTGACAGCTGGTCCAATGCCTGCTATCGATTCCGAAAATCCAGGCGAAGCTGGTTTTACTGGATCAACAGTAATTGCTGATTTCAACTCGCTAGAGGAAGCCAAAACTTGGGCAGATGCAGATCCTTACGTCGCTGCAGGTGTTTATGCTAATGTCATCATCAAACCGTTCAAAAAAGTTTTTTAA
- the yciA gene encoding acyl-CoA thioester hydrolase YciA: protein MSQEVTSPRGQLLLRTLAMPADTNANGDIFGGWIMSQLDLAGGILAKEISSGRIVTVSVSSIAFKKPVKVGDVVCCYGECTKIGRTSMSINLEVWVKPIRVDGVGDRFQVCEATFNYVAIDSDGRPRQINPRN from the coding sequence ATGAGTCAGGAAGTCACTTCCCCTAGAGGTCAACTATTACTTAGAACACTTGCTATGCCAGCCGACACCAATGCGAATGGTGACATTTTTGGTGGATGGATCATGTCCCAACTCGATTTGGCTGGTGGTATTTTAGCAAAAGAGATTTCTTCTGGTCGTATTGTTACGGTGTCGGTTTCAAGTATCGCGTTTAAAAAGCCGGTAAAAGTTGGTGACGTTGTATGTTGTTACGGCGAATGTACTAAGATTGGTCGAACTTCCATGTCGATTAACCTGGAAGTTTGGGTGAAACCCATCAGAGTCGACGGTGTCGGAGATCGTTTCCAAGTGTGTGAAGCTACTTTCAACTATGTTGCGATTGATTCTGACGGTCGCCCCCGTCAGATCAATCCAAGAAACTGA
- a CDS encoding septation protein A, giving the protein MKQLIEFIPLIIFFALFKLYDIYVATAALIAATAIQVAISYFVYKKVEKMQLITFVVVAIFGGMTIFLHDDNFIKWKVTIVYTVFALGLTISHMIGKSAIKGMLGKEITLPDSVWAKVTWAWVSFFAVCAVVNIYIAYQLPLDVWVNFKVFGLLVATFIYTLLTGVYIYKHLPKEQKNSNQ; this is encoded by the coding sequence ATGAAACAACTGATTGAGTTTATTCCTCTAATTATCTTCTTTGCTCTTTTTAAGCTTTACGACATATATGTTGCTACCGCAGCTTTGATTGCAGCGACAGCTATCCAAGTAGCAATTTCCTACTTCGTTTATAAGAAAGTCGAAAAAATGCAGCTCATCACTTTTGTGGTTGTTGCAATATTTGGTGGTATGACTATCTTCCTACACGATGACAATTTCATTAAGTGGAAAGTCACCATTGTTTACACCGTATTTGCTTTAGGTCTGACTATTAGTCATATGATTGGCAAATCAGCAATCAAAGGCATGTTAGGTAAAGAAATTACCTTACCCGATAGCGTATGGGCAAAAGTAACCTGGGCATGGGTTAGCTTTTTCGCTGTATGCGCTGTGGTAAACATTTATATCGCATACCAACTACCTTTAGATGTATGGGTAAACTTTAAAGTGTTTGGCCTTCTTGTAGCGACCTTTATCTATACTCTGCTAACAGGTGTCTATATCTACAAGCATTTACCTAAAGAGCAGAAGAATTCTAACCAATAG
- a CDS encoding dicarboxylate/amino acid:cation symporter, with protein MSENLHIISTGVKEVLKEKNLLQNIGFQVVIAMVLGTLIGAVMGHSATMFSPLGAIFINLIKMLVIPLVAVALISGAAGLGNSHSAGKVGFVTLGYFAVTSALAVALALVMGEVFQPGTGIDVSGVEGMFSAEYASKGELPTFWATVIGMIPTNVFQSLNDANILQILVFCLFLGIAISKQSPEKRDPVINGVNTIVDSMVWMINKVMVIAPIGVFGLMAEAVGTFGFGALMVVFKLFVVYTAAILIFGFIAYPAMIHFFSKTSAKKFISAMKKPQAVALSTASSMATLPVTMDTVEKDLGVRNSTASFVLPLGATINMSGNAIYYGLVAIFFAQLFHIDLSIGAYIAIIVTATLGAVGQAGVPGPSFLVVAVLLAAGIPIEGLPLLFALDRIFDMIRTALNITGDAACAVIVDSLIEEPEEEKVYQDQQA; from the coding sequence ATGTCTGAAAATTTACACATTATTAGCACAGGGGTTAAGGAAGTGTTAAAAGAAAAGAATTTACTACAGAACATCGGTTTTCAAGTTGTGATTGCCATGGTACTCGGTACCCTAATCGGTGCAGTTATGGGCCACAGTGCAACGATGTTCTCTCCACTGGGTGCCATCTTTATTAACTTAATTAAGATGCTTGTTATTCCTTTGGTTGCGGTTGCTCTAATTTCAGGTGCAGCGGGCCTAGGCAATAGCCACTCCGCAGGTAAAGTTGGTTTCGTTACTTTAGGTTACTTTGCGGTAACTTCTGCTCTTGCAGTTGCTCTTGCACTAGTAATGGGTGAAGTATTCCAACCAGGTACGGGTATTGATGTTTCTGGTGTTGAAGGCATGTTCTCAGCAGAGTACGCATCAAAAGGCGAACTACCTACATTTTGGGCAACCGTTATCGGTATGATCCCAACTAACGTTTTCCAATCTTTGAACGACGCAAACATTCTACAAATTCTTGTTTTCTGCTTGTTCCTAGGTATTGCTATCTCTAAACAAAGTCCAGAAAAACGCGATCCAGTCATCAATGGTGTTAACACTATCGTTGATTCTATGGTGTGGATGATCAACAAAGTAATGGTTATCGCGCCAATCGGCGTATTCGGTCTGATGGCTGAAGCTGTTGGTACATTCGGTTTCGGTGCCCTAATGGTGGTATTCAAACTGTTTGTCGTTTACACAGCGGCTATCCTGATTTTCGGTTTCATTGCTTACCCAGCGATGATTCATTTCTTCAGCAAAACTTCAGCGAAGAAATTCATCAGCGCAATGAAGAAGCCACAGGCGGTTGCTCTTTCTACAGCATCTTCTATGGCAACACTTCCTGTAACTATGGACACAGTCGAGAAAGACCTTGGTGTTCGTAACTCGACAGCGTCATTCGTTCTACCTCTAGGTGCAACGATTAACATGTCTGGTAACGCAATCTACTACGGCTTGGTTGCAATTTTCTTTGCTCAGCTATTCCACATTGATCTGTCTATCGGTGCTTACATTGCAATCATCGTAACAGCAACTTTAGGTGCGGTTGGTCAAGCAGGTGTTCCTGGTCCATCATTCCTAGTTGTAGCGGTTCTTTTAGCAGCAGGTATTCCAATCGAAGGTCTACCACTATTGTTCGCTCTAGACCGTATCTTCGACATGATCCGTACTGCACTGAACATCACTGGTGATGCAGCGTGTGCTGTAATCGTAGATTCTTTGATTGAAGAACCTGAAGAAGAAAAAGTTTACCAAGATCAACAAGCTTAA